The sequence below is a genomic window from Salarchaeum japonicum.
TCCGTCAGTTGGAGCAAGATGATGTCATTCGTCGATTCACCGTTGATCTCGACCTCACACAGTACGAAAACCGGATACACGTCATGGTACGCCTCCAGCCTGAGCTCGGAAAGACAGATTCACTTCGAGAATCGATCCTCAAGGCCCCATACGTAGAACACGTATTCACAACTGCTGAGGGCGAGATCGTGGTTGTTGCGACACCGCCGCGGACTACGGTCGGAAACTGGGTGCAGCACAGTCTACCACTGAGTGACGTGCGACGATACGACGTGCAACTGCTGTCAAGCGCCACCCGTTCAGCCTATGCCAACGGTACTGAATCCGTACTTACGTGCGCACACTGTGGAACCACTATCAGCGAAGACGGAATAGCTACCCGCGTTGGTGGATCACTCCAGCAGTTCTGTTGCAAAGACTGCGAGACCGCGTTCAAAGGAGAGCACGAGAATCCTCAAGAAAAGTAGAACTACAGATCAATGCCTGTTGACCCCGTCTGTGGGATGGAAGTCTCACAAGAAACTGCCGACCCGACTATCGAACACGACGACAAAGTGTATCACTTCTGCTCGGAAGACTGTCGAGCAGTGTTCGAGGAAGTACCTGAGAAGTATACCGAAACGCCACATCCGCATCTCGTTGAATCGGGAGGAATGACGCTCCCCCGAGTGCCATACGGTCGAGCCACTGGAGAGTTCGATCTCTCGATAACCGACCCATCTTCACTTAGCACGGGAGATAGTGTTCGCTTCTCGAAGACGATCACAGACGAGGATGTTAGGAAATTTGCAGAGGCGACCGGAGATACAAACGCGGTCCATCTCAACGAGGCATTCGCTGAAAAGACCCGGTTTGGCCACCGCATCGCTCATGGAACGCTCGTCTCGGGAATGATAAGTGCTGCACTCGCGTGCTTTCCCGGAGTCACGATCTATATTTCCCAGAATTTGGAATTCCGCCGACCAGTCAGCATTGATGACACCCTGACGGCCCGATGTGAGATCACCGACGTTCTCGATAACGACCGATACGAACTCACAACACAGATCGAAGATGATAGTGGAAGCCTCGTTCTCGATGGGGCAGCCACCGTTCTGATCGATCCCCTACCGGACTGAATCCGGCAGGGCTGTCGTGTTGACCACGACGAGATTCCCGAGACCGTCGTATGACATCTGTTGTAGACCAACTCGGAGGCCCATCTAATCAGAAGGGGTATTCGATTCGATAAGTCCGAAAACTCGGCCATCACAGAATAGTGCGGAGGAAATACTACTATTCAGGGTCGCGTTGACAGTGTCGTTTTGGATTTGAAAGAGTAATCGGAGTGAATTAGGAGCGTGTACATGTAGCTGACAATGGGATCATCCACAACTACTACGCCAGAAGGGAACAGTAGTGAGGTACTCGTTCGTGCTGAGGGAGTCGAAAAAACGTACGGGTCAAGACTCCCATTCACACGATCTGTGACCGTCTTGACCGGTGCCGATCTCGAAATTCGGACGGGGGAAATCGTCGGGATCGTCGGCGCGAACGGGTCGGGCAAATCCACGCTCATGAACATCCTCGTCGGTGTCCTCGAACAGGATTCCGGAACAGTCGAACGGACGGGAACCGTTGGCTGGTGTCCACAGGAACCACTGCTTTACGACCGCTTGACGGTCGGAGAGACGTTCCGACTGTTCGGTTCCGGATACGGAATGACCGCCGAAGAAATCGACGAGGCCAAACACCGCTTGGCGTCGAAACTCGATTTCGAGCAGTACCTTGACTACCGAATCGACCAACTCAGTGGTGGAAACCGGCAGAAAATCAATCTCAGTATCGCCCTGATGCACGATCCGGACGTCCTCATGCTGGACGAGCCCTACACTGGATTCGACTGGGAAACGTATCTCACGTTCTGGGATCTCGCTGAGGAACTCGCTG
It includes:
- a CDS encoding MaoC/PaaZ C-terminal domain-containing protein, which produces MPVDPVCGMEVSQETADPTIEHDDKVYHFCSEDCRAVFEEVPEKYTETPHPHLVESGGMTLPRVPYGRATGEFDLSITDPSSLSTGDSVRFSKTITDEDVRKFAEATGDTNAVHLNEAFAEKTRFGHRIAHGTLVSGMISAALACFPGVTIYISQNLEFRRPVSIDDTLTARCEITDVLDNDRYELTTQIEDDSGSLVLDGAATVLIDPLPD
- a CDS encoding ABC transporter ATP-binding protein, producing the protein MTVLTGADLEIRTGEIVGIVGANGSGKSTLMNILVGVLEQDSGTVERTGTVGWCPQEPLLYDRLTVGETFRLFGSGYGMTAEEIDEAKHRLASKLDFEQYLDYRIDQLSGGNRQKINLSIALMHDPDVLMLDEPYTGFDWETYLTFWDLAEELAADGTAVTMISHLIEEQSRLDRIYEVRDGQVYDVTDQEGETDATASERGEETDE
- a CDS encoding AsnC family transcriptional regulator; this translates as MTQPELDDTDREILRLLAENARRPYSTIAEAVNLSPPSVSARVRQLEQDDVIRRFTVDLDLTQYENRIHVMVRLQPELGKTDSLRESILKAPYVEHVFTTAEGEIVVVATPPRTTVGNWVQHSLPLSDVRRYDVQLLSSATRSAYANGTESVLTCAHCGTTISEDGIATRVGGSLQQFCCKDCETAFKGEHENPQEK